A genome region from Maridesulfovibrio salexigens DSM 2638 includes the following:
- a CDS encoding response regulator: MSKNIRFVLLYASVAVLLFSAALFLPGPYWEVKLSLFIGWLTLMAMAAWKLQAFYVDQDLRQIQQTASILRNSGACFYTTDAQGELIFSDDACSDLERKIFGKVDNDAHSRLLSHFHSKEGLDNIFKEISSGGGVYRFEEDLPAADGRTVRLSHVLQPTYCADGNVSGFAGIIRDISEQERAHAESEMWQRYLGAALDSAPGTMFIHDLEGNFLRVSHKFADFAGIAPEMCIGTNIYDYLAPQIADQFLERIHDIAAGGSDFAMQIPAINSRGERLRLDVRHFLIRNDKGEAEAIVGCARRIDNKKMDIRPAKSGGDEVFMQAICHEMRTPLAGIIGSLHVLDHMNLSPEAKEYVHKCVVSAERFKDVVNNSLSDLAGNYDPQEFESLDPAVCLEKSAELFLPAASIQNRKINLSIGLGLPDAIVCNRKVLSQTLFCLINSGLEIFPDSDITAGVKLASPADGNSLISFYVSGEGCVPVLSGGSFSGCLEQNAKVIGGELYFEDGSTAELGFRIKVPAGKDTDDQEFSPVQSLRIILAEDDISSQVFMRKKLEGWGHSVRTASTGVEVLNHINSEEFDLVLMDLQMPEMNGFDAISSIRTGSPQVRELPIIVMSAYGRESDFKKMSDLGVNDYIAKPVRTEELEKALARLRELGQI, translated from the coding sequence ATGTCCAAGAATATAAGGTTTGTTTTATTATATGCCAGCGTAGCGGTTTTACTTTTTAGTGCTGCTCTTTTTTTACCCGGTCCATATTGGGAGGTTAAGCTAAGCCTCTTCATTGGCTGGTTGACACTTATGGCTATGGCAGCATGGAAGCTTCAGGCTTTTTACGTTGATCAAGATTTAAGACAGATTCAGCAAACAGCCTCAATATTGAGAAATAGCGGTGCTTGTTTTTACACTACAGATGCGCAGGGTGAGCTGATATTCAGTGATGATGCCTGCAGTGATCTTGAGCGGAAGATTTTCGGAAAAGTTGATAATGATGCGCATTCAAGGTTGCTGAGTCATTTTCATTCTAAGGAAGGTCTGGATAATATTTTTAAGGAAATATCATCTGGAGGTGGGGTCTATCGATTTGAGGAGGACCTGCCAGCTGCGGACGGTCGTACAGTACGTTTAAGCCATGTTTTGCAGCCTACCTATTGTGCTGATGGTAATGTCAGTGGATTTGCCGGTATAATTAGAGATATCTCAGAACAAGAGAGAGCACATGCTGAATCGGAAATGTGGCAGCGTTATCTGGGGGCTGCTTTGGATAGTGCTCCTGGAACCATGTTTATTCATGATCTAGAAGGTAATTTTTTAAGGGTCAGTCATAAATTTGCTGATTTTGCCGGGATTGCCCCGGAAATGTGTATCGGGACAAACATATATGATTATCTGGCTCCGCAGATTGCAGATCAATTCTTAGAAAGAATTCATGATATTGCAGCCGGTGGAAGCGATTTTGCCATGCAGATTCCGGCTATTAATTCACGTGGTGAGAGATTGCGCCTTGATGTTCGCCATTTTCTTATTCGCAACGACAAGGGCGAGGCGGAGGCCATAGTTGGGTGCGCACGAAGAATTGATAACAAAAAAATGGATATCAGGCCTGCCAAGAGTGGAGGGGACGAGGTCTTCATGCAGGCCATTTGTCATGAGATGAGGACTCCGCTGGCCGGAATTATAGGTAGTCTGCATGTCCTTGATCACATGAATCTTTCTCCGGAAGCTAAGGAATATGTGCATAAATGCGTTGTTTCAGCGGAAAGGTTTAAGGATGTTGTTAATAATTCCTTGAGTGATTTAGCCGGAAATTACGACCCGCAAGAATTTGAATCATTGGATCCTGCGGTTTGTCTTGAAAAGTCCGCGGAACTTTTTTTGCCGGCAGCATCCATCCAGAACAGAAAAATCAATTTGTCTATCGGCTTGGGCTTGCCTGATGCCATTGTTTGTAATCGTAAGGTCCTTAGCCAGACGTTGTTCTGTCTAATAAACAGCGGTTTGGAGATTTTTCCTGATTCAGATATTACTGCCGGAGTAAAGCTTGCTTCTCCTGCAGACGGTAATTCGTTGATTTCTTTTTATGTTTCCGGTGAAGGATGTGTTCCAGTTTTAAGTGGAGGTTCTTTTTCCGGCTGTCTTGAGCAGAATGCAAAAGTTATCGGTGGAGAATTGTACTTTGAAGACGGAAGTACTGCCGAGCTGGGCTTCAGGATAAAAGTGCCTGCTGGAAAAGATACTGATGATCAGGAATTCTCGCCGGTTCAGAGCCTTAGAATTATCCTTGCTGAAGATGATATCAGCAGTCAGGTTTTCATGCGTAAAAAGCTTGAAGGATGGGGACATTCTGTTCGCACTGCAAGTACAGGGGTAGAGGTCTTAAACCATATTAATAGTGAAGAGTTTGATCTTGTACTTATGGATTTGCAAATGCCGGAAATGAATGGATTCGATGCGATTTCTTCTATTAGAACAGGGAGCCCTCAAGTTCGAGAACTCCCTATAATTGTCATGAGTGCTTATGGGAGGGAGAGTGATTTCAAGAAAATGTCCGACTTGGGCGTGAATGATTACATTGCAAAGCCGGTAAGAACAGAAGAGCTGGAAAAAGCTCTGGCGCGTCTTCGAGAGCTGGGGCAGATATAG
- a CDS encoding L-fuculose-phosphate aldolase gives MLLQNERKLVVEYGKKLLESGLTTGTGGNLSVFNREQGLVAISPSGLDYRLSTPEDIVIIDLDGNIKDSERKPSSEYGFHTILYKNRPDVNAVVHTHSVYATTVACLNVELPAVHYLVGFAGKKVPLAPYATFGTPELADNVIKTIGNYNAVLLANHGLITVGRAIGNAFDAAEELELVARIYIQALSVGKPVIVPDDEMDKVIDKFSTYGQAGGKD, from the coding sequence ATGTTGTTGCAGAATGAAAGAAAACTTGTTGTTGAATATGGGAAGAAACTGCTTGAATCCGGTCTGACAACCGGGACCGGCGGCAACCTGAGTGTTTTTAACCGCGAACAGGGCTTGGTAGCTATCAGCCCTAGCGGATTAGATTACCGTCTTTCCACTCCAGAAGATATTGTGATTATCGATCTGGACGGCAATATAAAGGATTCCGAACGCAAGCCATCCAGTGAATACGGTTTCCATACCATCCTGTACAAAAATCGACCGGACGTTAACGCAGTGGTTCACACTCATTCCGTCTATGCCACTACTGTAGCCTGCCTGAACGTGGAACTTCCGGCTGTACATTATCTGGTTGGTTTTGCGGGCAAGAAAGTGCCTCTCGCCCCGTATGCAACTTTCGGCACTCCGGAACTGGCCGACAACGTGATCAAAACCATCGGCAATTACAATGCTGTGCTGCTCGCAAACCACGGCCTGATCACAGTTGGCCGAGCTATCGGCAACGCTTTTGATGCTGCGGAGGAACTGGAACTTGTTGCCAGAATCTACATACAGGCCCTTTCAGTTGGTAAACCTGTTATTGTTCCTGACGATGAGATGGACAAGGTTATCGATAAATTTTCGACCTACGGACAGGCCGGAGGCAAGGATTAA
- a CDS encoding chemotaxis protein CheW, translating into MNAEINSTTNQYLTFTLNKDIYALDIASVREVLELTPITRIPRTPKFMRGVINLRGHAVPVVDMRLKFGMSRTEDTINTCIIIVEVSFDGESTVMGALADSVREVIELTENMIEEPPRMGTTIKTEFIRGMGKQDDEFVIILDINKILSVEELAMLKSVHQDSTSTEVAPEVNADQGMTLSL; encoded by the coding sequence ATGAACGCTGAGATAAATAGTACGACCAATCAGTATCTGACGTTTACCTTGAACAAGGATATTTATGCGTTGGATATAGCCAGTGTAAGGGAAGTGCTGGAACTTACACCCATAACCAGAATTCCGAGAACCCCCAAATTTATGCGGGGAGTGATCAATCTTAGGGGACACGCTGTCCCTGTTGTTGATATGCGTCTTAAATTCGGAATGAGCCGAACAGAAGATACCATAAACACATGTATTATTATTGTAGAGGTATCCTTTGACGGTGAAAGTACTGTGATGGGAGCGCTGGCTGATTCTGTTCGGGAAGTAATTGAGCTTACTGAAAATATGATTGAAGAGCCGCCCAGAATGGGCACTACAATCAAGACGGAATTCATTCGGGGTATGGGCAAGCAGGATGATGAATTTGTCATCATTCTGGATATTAATAAAATATTGTCTGTCGAAGAACTGGCTATGCTCAAGAGTGTTCATCAGGATTCCACCTCGACTGAAGTAGCACCGGAAGTAAACGCTGATCAAGGGATGACTTTGAGCTTGTGA
- a CDS encoding tetratricopeptide repeat protein, which yields MSSPKSIKENIARAKSYGQRKDYMRCLHALSLSLDELASSQVFGREKFEIGILIDEVFRQLLAMDELKRVLPRGLKYIKGQEKKLAAMLMKIHDTIKNALEKAAVEKVRKQKNQIDKFVLAGQKFLMEKNVKEAKKYFRKITEAFPEERGLLQDVGSRLVKSGFPADGVEYLERAIEKTPSDSRPYISLLLAYEMMTEQDKALEVIKDIVRRFGANESIYIRQAKLFLGKRMYTEAYDAAAAALKVNPLNREAKKISDKLGPKIFGRGYTPGATASDMKAKSSAGGAKGKKESVSFNLDGGASGEKKDKAAKKKAPAKKPAASKAIKLDF from the coding sequence ATGAGTTCGCCAAAGAGCATTAAAGAGAATATTGCCCGAGCAAAGTCTTACGGACAGCGTAAGGATTACATGCGTTGTTTGCATGCACTAAGCCTGTCTCTCGATGAGCTTGCATCCAGTCAGGTTTTCGGGCGTGAGAAATTTGAAATTGGTATTTTAATTGATGAAGTTTTCCGGCAGCTTCTGGCTATGGATGAACTCAAACGCGTGCTCCCCCGCGGTTTGAAATACATAAAAGGGCAGGAGAAAAAGCTGGCTGCCATGTTGATGAAAATCCATGACACCATCAAAAACGCTCTTGAAAAGGCTGCGGTAGAAAAAGTCCGCAAACAGAAAAATCAGATTGATAAATTTGTGCTGGCTGGACAAAAGTTCTTAATGGAAAAGAACGTCAAAGAAGCTAAAAAATATTTCCGGAAAATTACCGAGGCTTTTCCTGAAGAAAGAGGGCTCTTGCAGGATGTTGGCAGCAGGCTTGTTAAATCCGGTTTTCCTGCTGACGGTGTAGAATATCTTGAGCGGGCGATTGAGAAGACTCCTTCAGACAGCAGGCCATATATTTCGCTTCTTTTAGCTTATGAAATGATGACTGAGCAGGATAAGGCTCTTGAAGTAATTAAAGATATTGTGCGCCGTTTCGGGGCTAATGAGAGTATTTATATCCGGCAGGCTAAACTTTTTCTTGGGAAGCGCATGTATACAGAGGCTTACGATGCCGCTGCTGCTGCACTTAAAGTGAACCCCCTTAACCGTGAGGCTAAGAAAATTTCGGATAAATTAGGGCCCAAGATTTTCGGTCGCGGCTATACTCCGGGAGCTACAGCTAGTGATATGAAGGCAAAATCTTCAGCAGGTGGAGCTAAAGGCAAAAAGGAAAGTGTTTCCTTTAACCTCGATGGCGGTGCTTCTGGTGAAAAAAAAGACAAAGCCGCCAAGAAAAAGGCTCCTGCCAAAAAGCCTGCAGCTTCAAAGGCAATTAAACTCGATTTTTAA
- a CDS encoding OsmC family protein, protein MAQLTVSYDRTGDKQVIDTNSKVLGEIVIDHNGIPEDQRGGTAKQLLASSALYCFCGALGKALQTRGAEYERITGTATLETGMDEKKRARVTGITLDVTVHMDEDYGFIFDRVEKIMRKGCLVTASLHEAFPMTYNLHLEEL, encoded by the coding sequence ATGGCTCAACTCACTGTTTCATATGATCGCACAGGCGATAAGCAGGTTATAGATACAAATTCAAAAGTTCTTGGCGAAATCGTTATCGATCACAATGGCATTCCTGAAGATCAGCGTGGCGGTACTGCCAAACAGCTGCTTGCTTCTTCCGCCCTTTATTGCTTCTGCGGCGCACTTGGAAAGGCTTTACAGACTCGTGGTGCAGAATACGAGCGCATTACCGGAACCGCGACTCTCGAGACCGGTATGGATGAGAAAAAACGTGCCCGTGTAACCGGTATCACTCTCGATGTTACCGTACACATGGATGAGGATTACGGTTTTATTTTCGATCGTGTTGAAAAAATTATGCGCAAGGGCTGTCTGGTCACTGCTTCCCTTCATGAAGCATTCCCCATGACCTACAATCTCCACCTCGAAGAACTGTAA
- a CDS encoding methyl-accepting chemotaxis protein, protein MFKNLKLGWKIGGGFVVVLLLTAVVGVVGWYGLSKVADETKRTDVVSKAVADMYNSRLMVLYYTLRGTAEYEDKFHSSIGEIGKNISANTDSFTGKGLKDITDVAGKAVKYGEIFDRYAQYEHEKSEAISNCGVAVTNLDKVVSKIEERASTAMKQGMSGSSVGLDMASLFDAYSTISKLEKQFITSRFIFSNYLRTGKDEYVDQTRSLLTSVINLSDEFRGNSWVASNSDLDVNGLERAAREYLDGFNSIVKKVDLQGTELKAMAEVGVDALSLSQVLMDEQQVSAQNVITSSFSMILGGLALALVVGMLISITVTRIITRPIREGVSFAEHMAQGDFTRTLDINQRDEIGILAAALNDMVVKLSAVVGEVGISSENVASGSEELSATAENLSQASTEQAASVEEVSASMEEMTANIRQNAENAHETEQIALQSSQQAEEGGEAVTKAVDAMKNIAEKISIIEEIARQTNLLALNAAIEAARAGEHGKGFAVVAAEVRKLAERSGAAAGEIGELSSSTVSVAEKAGEMLTQLVPDIKKTAELVQEIAAGSSEQLSGAEQINKAVQQLDQVTQQNASASEEMASTSEELSSQAEQLQQVMSFFRVRNQPRTRAQALPPARTVVHSNPAPKRPAPEARVREVPAPQTQHQPETEKISGVSLDMGSEFSDNDFEKF, encoded by the coding sequence ATGTTTAAAAATTTGAAGCTCGGGTGGAAAATTGGCGGGGGATTCGTTGTTGTTCTGCTGCTGACAGCAGTTGTAGGTGTTGTTGGCTGGTATGGATTATCTAAAGTTGCAGATGAAACAAAGCGTACTGATGTTGTCAGTAAAGCCGTTGCTGATATGTATAATTCCAGATTGATGGTTCTTTATTATACATTACGTGGAACCGCTGAATATGAAGACAAATTTCACAGTTCTATTGGAGAAATAGGAAAGAATATCTCAGCTAATACGGATAGTTTTACGGGTAAAGGACTTAAAGATATTACTGACGTTGCCGGTAAGGCTGTAAAGTATGGCGAAATATTCGACCGTTACGCTCAATATGAGCATGAAAAGAGCGAGGCTATAAGCAATTGTGGTGTAGCCGTTACAAATTTAGACAAAGTTGTGTCTAAAATTGAAGAGCGCGCAAGTACAGCCATGAAGCAGGGGATGAGCGGCTCCTCAGTCGGTCTGGATATGGCGAGTTTATTTGATGCCTATTCAACAATTTCAAAATTAGAGAAGCAGTTTATAACCAGCCGATTTATATTTTCAAACTATCTTCGTACAGGCAAAGATGAATATGTAGACCAGACCCGCTCTTTGCTGACTTCAGTTATTAATTTGAGCGATGAGTTTCGCGGTAACAGTTGGGTTGCTTCTAATTCTGATCTGGATGTAAATGGACTCGAAAGAGCTGCTCGGGAGTATCTGGACGGATTCAATTCCATAGTTAAAAAAGTTGACCTTCAAGGGACTGAGTTGAAGGCAATGGCTGAGGTTGGCGTAGACGCTCTGAGCCTTAGTCAGGTGTTGATGGATGAGCAGCAGGTGTCAGCTCAGAATGTTATTACTTCTTCCTTTTCCATGATTTTGGGAGGCCTTGCCCTTGCTTTGGTGGTTGGAATGCTCATTTCGATCACTGTTACCCGCATAATTACCCGTCCTATCCGTGAAGGTGTTTCTTTTGCGGAACATATGGCTCAAGGCGATTTTACCCGAACTTTGGACATCAATCAGCGTGACGAGATCGGTATTCTAGCCGCTGCCTTGAATGATATGGTCGTTAAGTTGTCAGCTGTTGTAGGTGAAGTCGGCATTTCTTCTGAAAATGTTGCTTCCGGCAGCGAAGAACTTTCTGCTACTGCTGAGAATTTATCTCAGGCTTCCACCGAACAGGCGGCCAGTGTCGAAGAAGTTTCTGCTTCTATGGAAGAAATGACTGCTAATATCAGACAGAATGCAGAAAACGCACATGAAACTGAGCAGATAGCCCTACAATCTTCTCAGCAGGCTGAAGAGGGCGGAGAGGCCGTTACCAAGGCTGTTGATGCCATGAAAAATATTGCCGAGAAAATTTCCATTATTGAGGAAATTGCCCGTCAGACCAACCTTCTTGCTTTGAATGCTGCAATTGAGGCCGCCCGTGCCGGAGAACACGGTAAAGGTTTTGCCGTTGTTGCTGCAGAGGTTCGTAAGCTTGCTGAGCGTAGTGGAGCTGCTGCCGGAGAGATCGGTGAACTTTCTTCAAGTACTGTAAGTGTGGCTGAAAAGGCAGGCGAAATGCTGACCCAGCTTGTCCCTGATATTAAGAAAACAGCCGAGCTTGTACAGGAGATTGCAGCAGGAAGCAGCGAACAGCTTTCCGGTGCGGAGCAGATCAACAAGGCAGTGCAGCAACTTGATCAAGTTACCCAGCAGAATGCATCAGCATCCGAGGAAATGGCTTCCACATCGGAAGAACTTTCCAGTCAGGCTGAACAGTTGCAGCAGGTTATGAGCTTCTTCAGGGTAAGAAATCAGCCTAGAACCAGAGCTCAGGCTTTACCTCCTGCACGGACTGTAGTTCACTCTAATCCCGCTCCTAAAAGACCTGCTCCAGAGGCCAGAGTCAGGGAGGTTCCTGCCCCGCAAACTCAGCACCAGCCGGAAACAGAAAAAATCAGTGGTGTTTCTCTGGACATGGGAAGTGAATTTTCAGACAATGACTTCGAAAAATTCTGA
- a CDS encoding MarC family protein yields the protein MEAGQLSTIFEIAFPLFLIMDPLGNLPVCLSMLREYSPSRQRKILLRELFFALGIIILFMYLGAGLMKMLNIHQSTLRIAGGVILFIISMKMIFPKPESSADDSEKDPFIVPIAVPLFAGPSLLAAVMVYGSKGDAGINVLSGVLIAWAMSFIIMMTGPTMARILGKRGLRACERLMGLILILLSVQMLEDGIAYYITNILPR from the coding sequence ATGGAAGCAGGACAGCTTAGCACAATCTTCGAAATAGCCTTTCCCCTTTTCCTGATCATGGACCCACTGGGAAATCTTCCGGTATGCCTATCCATGCTCCGGGAGTACTCTCCTTCACGGCAGCGTAAAATCCTGCTCAGGGAACTTTTCTTTGCTCTGGGGATCATTATCCTGTTTATGTACTTGGGCGCAGGACTGATGAAGATGCTCAACATTCACCAGTCCACATTGCGAATAGCGGGCGGGGTAATCCTGTTTATCATTTCCATGAAAATGATCTTCCCGAAACCGGAGAGCTCAGCAGATGACTCGGAAAAAGATCCGTTCATTGTGCCGATTGCAGTTCCGCTTTTCGCCGGACCATCGCTGCTGGCAGCGGTCATGGTTTACGGATCAAAAGGAGATGCCGGAATCAATGTTCTTTCCGGTGTGCTGATCGCATGGGCTATGAGCTTCATCATTATGATGACAGGGCCGACTATGGCCCGGATACTGGGCAAAAGAGGTCTCAGGGCATGTGAAAGGCTTATGGGTTTGATTCTTATTCTTTTATCCGTACAGATGCTTGAAGACGGCATTGCCTACTACATAACCAATATTCTTCCGCGCTAG
- a CDS encoding Hpt domain-containing protein, with amino-acid sequence MSEVVFNEQAFYNHLGGDRELATEILKVYMVDAPARTESLAEAVKNGDQVLAVKYSHALKGISATIRANAIALLAEKIEMCSRKGDLDKAKHLMPKVFLELDAVLTAVRKHLTT; translated from the coding sequence ATGTCTGAGGTAGTTTTTAATGAGCAGGCTTTTTACAACCATCTTGGTGGTGACCGCGAACTCGCGACTGAAATATTAAAAGTATATATGGTGGATGCTCCTGCACGGACCGAATCCTTAGCTGAAGCTGTAAAAAATGGTGATCAGGTCCTTGCTGTGAAATATTCACATGCATTGAAGGGGATTTCTGCCACGATCAGAGCTAATGCCATTGCATTGCTAGCTGAAAAAATTGAAATGTGTTCACGAAAAGGTGACTTAGATAAAGCAAAGCATTTAATGCCGAAAGTATTTTTAGAGCTTGATGCCGTTCTTACTGCGGTTCGAAAACACCTGACTACCTAG
- the lpdA gene encoding dihydrolipoyl dehydrogenase, which translates to MPSITIIGSGPGGHIAAFEAARRGAEVTLVEKADIGGTCLNTGCIPTKTIKSSAEALETAGNLSAFGISAESGAEGVNFKADMEAVVARKERVRKVLCGGLEKTCSSLNIRVVRGSAELSADRTVLVHTEEGSEEIKSDKVIIATGSSILDLPSLPVDHKHIINSDDALNLDHVPAKMVIVGGGVIGCELAFIYRAFGSEVTIVEGMDRLLPVPSVDKDMSKLIQREAKKHRIKVQLAKTVKSAEVVDGKVQCVLGPSPFVEGAKGDDTTIEADVVLVAVGRTPNTEGLKLADAGVETDQRGWIKADHNMRTSVEGIYAIGDILGPSRIMLAHVASHEGLCAVDNCLGKERALDYSVIPSGIFTSPEIGTVGLSEEEAIAKGIDVRSQVFQFRELGKAQAMGELAGMFKIICEKESGKILGAHIAGAHATDLIAEAALAIKKGLTAADVAHTIHAHPTLAEGLYECCEAWLRGC; encoded by the coding sequence ATGCCATCCATCACCATAATCGGATCAGGTCCGGGCGGCCATATTGCTGCTTTTGAAGCTGCACGCCGGGGAGCTGAAGTTACTCTGGTTGAAAAAGCTGATATCGGCGGAACCTGCTTGAACACAGGTTGTATTCCCACCAAGACCATCAAGTCTTCAGCTGAAGCCCTTGAGACCGCAGGCAATCTCTCCGCGTTCGGTATTTCTGCCGAGAGTGGTGCAGAGGGTGTTAATTTCAAGGCTGACATGGAAGCTGTTGTGGCCCGTAAAGAAAGGGTTCGCAAAGTTCTTTGCGGCGGACTTGAGAAGACTTGTTCTTCCCTTAATATCCGTGTTGTGCGCGGCTCAGCAGAGCTGTCAGCAGACCGTACCGTACTTGTCCACACTGAAGAAGGTTCAGAAGAAATCAAGAGTGACAAGGTGATTATCGCTACCGGATCAAGCATTCTCGATCTGCCTTCATTGCCTGTGGATCACAAGCATATCATCAATAGCGATGACGCTCTCAATCTGGACCATGTTCCCGCGAAGATGGTTATTGTCGGTGGTGGAGTAATCGGTTGTGAACTGGCCTTCATTTACCGTGCTTTCGGCTCCGAAGTGACTATCGTTGAAGGTATGGACCGTCTTCTTCCCGTGCCTTCTGTTGATAAGGACATGAGTAAGCTTATCCAGCGCGAAGCTAAGAAGCACCGCATTAAAGTGCAGCTCGCTAAGACTGTGAAGAGTGCTGAAGTAGTTGATGGCAAAGTTCAGTGTGTGCTTGGACCTTCTCCATTTGTAGAAGGGGCAAAAGGTGATGATACCACCATTGAAGCCGACGTGGTTCTGGTTGCTGTAGGGCGTACTCCCAATACTGAAGGTCTTAAGCTTGCTGATGCCGGAGTTGAGACCGATCAGCGCGGCTGGATTAAAGCTGACCATAATATGCGTACTTCTGTGGAAGGTATCTACGCTATCGGCGATATTCTCGGACCTTCCCGCATTATGCTGGCTCATGTTGCATCACACGAAGGCCTTTGCGCAGTGGATAACTGTCTTGGTAAAGAGCGTGCTCTTGATTACTCCGTGATTCCTTCCGGAATTTTCACTTCCCCGGAGATCGGCACAGTGGGCCTTTCCGAAGAAGAAGCAATCGCCAAAGGCATTGATGTCCGCTCGCAGGTATTCCAGTTCCGTGAGCTGGGCAAAGCTCAGGCTATGGGTGAACTTGCAGGTATGTTCAAGATCATCTGTGAGAAAGAGAGCGGTAAGATTCTTGGTGCCCATATTGCCGGAGCTCATGCTACCGACCTCATTGCTGAAGCTGCTTTGGCCATTAAAAAAGGTCTTACTGCTGCTGATGTTGCCCATACCATCCATGCTCATCCGACCCTCGCTGAAGGTCTTTATGAGTGTTGTGAAGCGTGGCTTCGCGGCTGCTAA
- a CDS encoding M48 family metallopeptidase, which produces MNIYLFIIIFSLAGACLLGIFSRQLNRKALSPELPAEFSATFDADDYRKSQDYTKAGIGFENISSSVSTLITILFIVLGGFNAVDLWANGFGYGEILTGLIFYAGLAVLSDIVSLPFSLYSTFVIEEKFGFNKTTLKTYFMDKLKGYLLGGIIGGAILGGVLLFFNAAGSLAWLWCWIFTVLITLGVQYIAPTWILPLFNKFTPLEDGELKEKIELFAADNGFELSGIFMIDGSKRSTKANAFFTGFGKKKRIALFDTLINNLSTDEIVAVLAHEIGHSKLGHIRKMMTMSIINTGVIFLLMSFFLGNKELFAAFGMQNISVHAGLIFFALLYTPVSIVLSIFSNIRSRKHEFEADAFAAETTRTPEALVEALKKLSVSNLANLTPHPFYVWLEYSHPPVLKRIEALRAFNIN; this is translated from the coding sequence ATGAACATTTATCTATTCATTATCATATTTTCTCTCGCCGGGGCATGCCTGCTGGGTATTTTTTCCCGCCAGCTGAACCGCAAGGCTCTTTCCCCCGAACTTCCCGCTGAATTCAGTGCCACTTTTGATGCGGACGACTACCGTAAGTCGCAGGATTACACTAAGGCAGGGATTGGATTTGAAAACATCTCAAGTTCAGTCAGTACACTTATCACCATTCTGTTTATAGTTCTGGGCGGATTCAACGCCGTAGACCTTTGGGCCAATGGTTTCGGTTATGGGGAAATCCTCACCGGGCTGATTTTTTATGCCGGATTGGCAGTACTCAGCGACATAGTATCCTTACCATTTTCCCTCTACAGCACTTTTGTCATTGAAGAAAAGTTCGGGTTCAACAAAACGACCCTCAAAACTTATTTCATGGATAAACTTAAAGGCTATTTGCTCGGAGGTATCATCGGCGGCGCAATTCTCGGCGGTGTTCTCCTTTTCTTCAATGCTGCCGGCTCGCTGGCCTGGCTCTGGTGCTGGATATTTACCGTGCTGATAACTCTTGGTGTGCAGTACATTGCCCCTACATGGATTCTGCCTCTGTTCAACAAGTTCACTCCCCTTGAGGATGGTGAACTGAAAGAAAAAATTGAACTATTCGCAGCTGACAACGGATTTGAACTTTCCGGCATTTTCATGATTGACGGTTCCAAGCGTTCCACCAAAGCCAATGCTTTTTTTACCGGCTTCGGAAAGAAGAAACGCATCGCTCTTTTCGACACCCTGATCAACAACCTTTCCACCGATGAAATCGTAGCGGTGCTGGCCCACGAAATAGGACACAGTAAGCTCGGTCATATCCGCAAAATGATGACCATGAGCATCATCAATACCGGAGTAATCTTCCTGCTCATGTCCTTTTTTCTCGGTAACAAGGAACTCTTCGCAGCATTCGGTATGCAGAACATTTCCGTACATGCCGGTCTGATCTTCTTTGCCCTGCTCTACACCCCTGTATCAATCGTGCTTTCCATCTTTAGCAATATTCGCTCCCGTAAGCACGAATTCGAAGCGGACGCTTTTGCAGCGGAAACCACCCGTACCCCGGAAGCACTGGTCGAAGCACTCAAGAAGCTATCGGTAAGCAACCTCGCCAACCTCACTCCGCATCCCTTTTATGTCTGGCTGGAATACAGCCATCCTCCTGTGTTAAAGAGGATTGAGGCGCTTCGCGCATTTAATATTAACTAG